In Coriobacteriia bacterium, the following are encoded in one genomic region:
- a CDS encoding TMEM165/GDT1 family protein — protein sequence MIYIALTAFLLIFIGELGDKSQLLALILATKYKTWQVLIGITAATFTVHFVTALFGQWIGSAIPSGVMPWVSGVLFIGFGIWTLRGDKVDEEDVEKGGASAYGPIIAIFIAFFISELGDKTQLMTLAIAADPSAALNAYLHVFGSGIGAWMRDVGIKAVEVTRTHQFWAVTLGSTFGMVAADAIAIFIGRIVGEKLPQKLISRISGCIFIVFGAFSIGSMFF from the coding sequence ATGATATACATTGCTCTCACCGCATTTCTGCTGATATTCATCGGTGAGTTGGGAGACAAATCCCAATTGTTGGCGCTCATTTTGGCGACCAAGTACAAGACGTGGCAGGTGCTCATCGGTATTACCGCGGCCACTTTCACCGTGCACTTCGTGACGGCGCTGTTCGGACAGTGGATAGGAAGCGCCATCCCCTCCGGTGTCATGCCGTGGGTGTCGGGCGTTCTTTTCATCGGGTTCGGTATATGGACCCTGCGAGGGGACAAGGTCGACGAGGAGGATGTCGAAAAAGGGGGAGCGTCCGCATACGGACCGATTATCGCGATATTCATCGCGTTCTTCATCTCCGAGCTTGGCGACAAGACGCAACTGATGACGCTGGCCATCGCCGCCGATCCGAGCGCCGCGCTCAATGCGTATCTGCATGTGTTCGGATCGGGCATCGGTGCATGGATGCGCGATGTGGGTATCAAAGCGGTCGAGGTGACGCGTACACATCAGTTCTGGGCGGTTACCCTCGGCTCGACGTTCGGTATGGTCGCCGCCGATGCGATTGCCATATTCATCGGCCGAATTGTAGGCGAAAAGCTCCCGCAAAAGCTCATCAGCCGAATCTCCGGTTGTATTTTTATCGTATTCGGTGCATTTTCTATAGGGTCGATGTTTTTCTAA
- the folD gene encoding bifunctional methylenetetrahydrofolate dehydrogenase/methenyltetrahydrofolate cyclohydrolase FolD encodes MAIVIDGKLTAKLVKEEVAVSVARLVCETGVVPGLAVVLVGDDPASQTYVKSKERDCVECGIRSIDCRRPASTTQEELNELIDTLNSDDSIHGILVQMPLPAHLDEEQVIERINPAKDVDGFHPENLGRLVRGIKAPRACTPWGIMRLLDQYGIDPSGKNAVVVGRSTIVGKPQALMLLERNATVTVCHSRTKDLAEVCKRADILVAAIGRPEMIDADYVKQGAVVIDVGINRTDKGLVGDVDFSAVEPIARAITPVPGGVGLMTRAMLMQNTIEATAAQLGFEL; translated from the coding sequence ATGGCAATTGTTATCGACGGAAAACTCACGGCGAAATTGGTGAAAGAGGAAGTCGCCGTCTCGGTGGCGCGACTCGTATGTGAGACGGGCGTTGTTCCGGGCCTTGCCGTCGTGTTGGTCGGAGATGACCCCGCGTCGCAAACCTATGTAAAAAGTAAAGAACGCGATTGCGTCGAGTGCGGTATTCGCTCGATCGACTGTCGCAGGCCGGCATCGACGACGCAAGAGGAGCTCAATGAGCTCATAGATACCTTGAACTCGGATGATTCGATCCACGGAATCTTGGTGCAAATGCCGTTGCCCGCACATCTCGATGAGGAGCAGGTCATCGAGCGAATCAACCCCGCTAAAGACGTCGACGGGTTTCATCCGGAAAATTTGGGCCGTTTGGTGCGTGGAATCAAGGCGCCCCGCGCGTGCACTCCCTGGGGAATCATGCGGCTTTTGGATCAGTATGGAATCGATCCAAGCGGCAAAAATGCGGTGGTGGTGGGGCGTTCGACGATAGTCGGCAAGCCTCAAGCGCTCATGTTACTCGAGCGCAATGCCACGGTGACCGTTTGTCATTCCCGCACGAAAGATTTAGCCGAAGTCTGTAAGCGAGCCGATATTCTCGTGGCCGCCATCGGGCGTCCCGAAATGATAGATGCCGACTATGTCAAGCAAGGCGCGGTCGTCATCGATGTGGGAATCAATCGCACCGATAAGGGCCTCGTCGGCGACGTCGACTTTTCGGCGGTCGAGCCGATCGCGCGTGCAATCACCCCGGTTCCAGGCGGGGTCGGCTTAATGACACGAGCCATGCTGATGCAAAATACCATTGAGGCGACTGCCGCCCAACTCGGCTTCGAGCTTTAG
- a CDS encoding cold-shock protein encodes MAIGKVKWFNPDKGYGFIEQEGGEDLFVHFSEIQMDGFKTLDEGTPVQFDITVGRNGKNQASGVTRA; translated from the coding sequence ATGGCTATTGGTAAAGTAAAGTGGTTCAACCCGGATAAAGGCTATGGCTTCATCGAGCAAGAGGGCGGCGAAGATCTCTTCGTACACTTCTCTGAGATTCAGATGGATGGCTTCAAGACTCTTGATGAGGGAACTCCAGTACAGTTCGACATAACCGTTGGACGTAACGGAAAGAACCAAGCCAGCGGCGTAACCCGGGCATAA
- the ruvB gene encoding Holliday junction branch migration DNA helicase RuvB translates to MLSEYLGQTRVKTNLEVLIQATKERDEALDHILLAGPPGLGKTTLSAVIAHELGVKIRTTSGPAIERSGDLAAILTNLEPNDVLFIDEIHRLNRAVEEILYPAMEDFKLDIVIGKGPAARSITLDIPRFTLIGATTRTGLLSGPLRDRFGMVFRLDYYSHEELESIVVRSARILDVDITREGANEIARRGRGTPRLANRLLKRVRDYAQVQNVDKITRDVASEALTFFEIDSLGLDWMDIKILKTLAKTFSGRPVGLNTLASSTGEEPHTLEDVYEPFLLQQGLIMRTPKGRQATKRAYEHLGITFE, encoded by the coding sequence ATGTTGAGCGAATACTTGGGCCAAACACGCGTGAAGACAAACCTCGAAGTGCTCATTCAGGCCACCAAAGAACGTGATGAAGCGTTGGACCATATTTTGTTGGCGGGCCCGCCGGGGCTGGGGAAGACGACGCTTTCCGCCGTCATAGCGCACGAATTGGGCGTAAAAATCAGAACTACCAGCGGACCGGCAATCGAACGGTCCGGCGATTTGGCCGCGATTTTGACCAACCTCGAACCTAACGACGTCTTGTTCATCGACGAAATTCATCGGCTCAACCGGGCAGTTGAAGAGATTTTGTATCCGGCAATGGAAGACTTCAAGCTCGACATCGTCATCGGAAAAGGGCCGGCTGCGCGATCCATCACACTCGATATTCCCCGGTTCACTCTCATCGGAGCTACGACTCGAACGGGGCTGCTGAGCGGTCCGCTACGTGATCGCTTCGGCATGGTCTTCCGGCTCGACTATTATTCCCATGAGGAACTCGAATCAATCGTTGTTCGAAGCGCGCGAATTTTGGATGTGGATATCACACGGGAAGGTGCCAATGAGATTGCACGCCGCGGACGGGGGACACCGCGTTTGGCTAACCGTCTGCTCAAACGCGTTCGAGATTACGCACAAGTTCAAAATGTCGACAAAATCACGCGGGATGTCGCATCGGAGGCCCTCACCTTCTTCGAAATCGATTCGTTGGGGCTCGATTGGATGGACATAAAAATATTGAAAACTTTGGCAAAGACGTTTTCCGGCCGCCCGGTGGGACTCAACACATTGGCGAGCTCGACTGGTGAGGAACCCCACACCCTCGAAGACGTGTACGAGCCGTTCCTCCTGCAACAGGGCTTGATTATGCGTACGCCGAAGGGTCGGCAGGCAACAAAAAGGGCGTATGAACATCTCGGTATTACTTTTGAATAA
- the ruvA gene encoding Holliday junction branch migration protein RuvA, which translates to MIAFLSGSLTYKGLDYLLIDVCGVGYKVAMSARSLEFIGSVGDDILVHTQLILRENEISLYGFSDISERDVFLKLIEVTGVGPKVALSALSTLSVDTLVRSIVLEDIATISSIPGIGKKTAQRIALDLKDKFSPLDGSLGMAAAPSNRAVGGEQSALSDAQSALLAMDFSAIEISEALLGASDDMSAEKLIAYALRRLGA; encoded by the coding sequence ATGATTGCCTTTCTTTCGGGTTCACTGACGTATAAGGGTCTCGATTACCTGCTGATCGATGTCTGCGGCGTCGGCTATAAGGTTGCAATGTCTGCGCGCTCATTGGAGTTCATCGGAAGCGTCGGCGACGATATTTTAGTTCATACCCAGCTCATACTTCGAGAGAATGAAATTTCTCTCTATGGTTTCAGCGATATATCCGAGCGCGATGTTTTTCTCAAATTAATCGAGGTGACCGGCGTCGGGCCGAAAGTCGCGCTCTCAGCGCTCTCCACGTTGAGCGTTGATACCCTTGTTCGCTCGATTGTCCTCGAGGATATCGCTACGATTTCGAGCATTCCCGGAATCGGTAAAAAAACAGCCCAGCGTATCGCGCTCGACTTGAAAGACAAGTTCTCACCTCTCGACGGTTCGCTCGGAATGGCTGCGGCGCCATCTAATCGAGCCGTCGGCGGGGAACAAAGCGCACTGAGCGATGCACAATCCGCGCTACTCGCCATGGATTTTTCCGCAATAGAAATCAGTGAGGCGCTTCTCGGAGCTTCAGATGACATGAGTGCCGAGAAGTTGATAGCGTATGCCCTGCGTCGTTTGGGCGCATAA
- the ruvC gene encoding crossover junction endodeoxyribonuclease RuvC has product MIVLGIDPGLAHSGWGVIRAAKGEFEPVAYGHISTSPRDPISIRLDKIYTEVSEVVRHYQPQTAAVEGIFFGVNAKSAFSIGEARAAAILAVARQGIGLQEYSPAQIKQTVVGNGRAEKAQVAYMVKMRLVLDHTPTPDHCSDALAIAITHATLAGF; this is encoded by the coding sequence GTGATTGTATTGGGAATCGATCCGGGACTCGCCCATAGCGGGTGGGGAGTTATTCGCGCAGCCAAAGGTGAATTCGAACCTGTCGCCTACGGTCACATCTCGACGTCCCCGAGGGACCCGATTTCGATTCGTCTCGACAAGATATACACCGAAGTAAGTGAGGTCGTGCGGCATTATCAACCGCAGACGGCCGCGGTCGAAGGTATCTTTTTCGGAGTCAATGCAAAGAGTGCATTTTCAATCGGAGAGGCTCGCGCTGCAGCAATACTGGCCGTGGCGAGACAGGGAATCGGACTTCAGGAGTACTCGCCGGCGCAAATCAAACAGACTGTCGTCGGAAACGGGCGAGCAGAAAAAGCACAAGTGGCCTATATGGTCAAAATGCGCCTCGTCCTCGATCACACTCCGACGCCGGATCACTGTTCCGACGCGCTTGCTATTGCCATAACACACGCGACGCTTGCCGGGTTTTGA
- a CDS encoding YebC/PmpR family DNA-binding transcriptional regulator, which translates to MSGHSKWATTKHRKAAQDKKRSALFGKLARVVFVAAKEGDPNPNNNAALAAAIVKAKSYSLPKDKIDAAIAKASGTGADGAAWVDVVYEGYGPLGVAVYVDCLTDNRNRTAADVRAAFVKAGGNLGTDGSVAFQFHRISEIIVEKSDDFDEDEMMLAVAEAGGEDMEVGDEEVVVMAGPSDMMTVKKALEEAGYVVIGADIVMQAVNPTAIETNDAKKVQRLIDRLEELDDVQVVYHTMDLTDDQLAALDEM; encoded by the coding sequence ATGTCGGGACACTCGAAATGGGCCACCACCAAGCATCGCAAAGCCGCGCAGGACAAAAAGCGCTCAGCTTTGTTCGGTAAACTGGCACGCGTCGTATTCGTTGCGGCAAAGGAGGGCGATCCCAACCCCAACAACAATGCGGCGTTGGCCGCCGCCATTGTCAAAGCAAAATCCTATTCTCTGCCGAAAGACAAGATCGATGCCGCCATCGCAAAGGCGAGCGGTACCGGAGCAGACGGTGCGGCATGGGTCGACGTCGTTTACGAGGGGTACGGTCCTTTGGGCGTCGCCGTGTACGTCGATTGTCTGACCGACAACAGGAACAGGACTGCGGCCGATGTCAGGGCGGCATTCGTCAAAGCCGGCGGCAATTTGGGCACGGACGGTTCGGTTGCGTTCCAGTTCCATCGAATAAGCGAAATAATCGTTGAAAAGAGCGATGATTTCGACGAGGACGAGATGATGCTCGCGGTCGCCGAGGCCGGTGGCGAGGACATGGAAGTCGGTGATGAGGAAGTCGTGGTCATGGCCGGCCCGTCGGATATGATGACTGTGAAAAAAGCTCTCGAAGAAGCGGGCTATGTCGTAATCGGCGCCGACATCGTCATGCAAGCCGTCAATCCGACCGCCATCGAAACAAACGATGCGAAGAAAGTCCAACGTCTCATCGACCGGCTGGAAGAGCTCGACGATGTTCAAGTCGTGTACCATACGATGGACCTGACCGATGATCAGCTGGCCGCTCTCGACGAAATGTAG
- the pdxT gene encoding pyridoxal 5'-phosphate synthase glutaminase subunit PdxT has product MKIGVLALQGAFREHITMLEALGVSASAVRLPVQLEGLDGLIIPGGESTAISKLMVNYGFYDAISAAAGDGLGVWGTCAGLILMAHEVDDGIEDQRSLDLIDVVARRNAFGRQRDSFEAPLDFKGVGEYTGVFIRAPWIESVGTGVEVLAFHEGHIVAAGKSNMMVTAFHPELTSDDSIHRYFIERIL; this is encoded by the coding sequence ATGAAGATTGGCGTTCTTGCGCTCCAGGGAGCGTTTCGTGAACATATCACTATGCTAGAGGCGCTCGGTGTGAGCGCCTCGGCTGTGCGTTTGCCTGTTCAACTGGAAGGGCTCGACGGCCTGATTATCCCCGGCGGGGAGTCGACGGCGATTTCCAAGCTCATGGTGAACTACGGCTTCTACGATGCGATTTCGGCAGCAGCAGGCGACGGTCTCGGCGTCTGGGGCACGTGTGCAGGGCTGATTCTCATGGCCCACGAAGTCGATGACGGCATTGAAGACCAACGTTCGCTGGATTTGATCGACGTGGTCGCTCGACGCAATGCGTTCGGAAGACAGAGAGACTCATTCGAGGCGCCGCTCGATTTCAAAGGTGTCGGAGAATACACGGGGGTGTTCATCCGTGCTCCGTGGATTGAGTCGGTCGGTACGGGCGTTGAAGTGCTTGCTTTCCATGAAGGGCATATCGTTGCGGCCGGAAAAAGTAATATGATGGTAACGGCGTTTCATCCGGAGCTTACTTCGGATGACAGCATTCACCGTTATTTCATCGAGCGCATACTTTAA
- the pdxS gene encoding pyridoxal 5'-phosphate synthase lyase subunit PdxS, protein MTEVQKGTVRVKTGLAEMLKGGVIMDVVTPEQAKIAEDAGAVAVMALERVPADIRAQGGVARMSDPTMIAAIIEAVTIPVMAKCRIGHFVEAQIIESLGVDYIDESEVLTPADEEYHVDKWNFDVPFICGCRNLGEALRRIAEGAAMVRTKGEPGTGNVVEAVRHMRTVNAEIARIAGLREEELFTAAKDLQAPYDLVKWVHDNRKLPVVNFSAGGIATPADAALMMQLGSEGVFVGSGIFKSGDPKKRARAIVQATTHYDNPDILAEVSRDLGEAMVGINISDIPANERMSERGW, encoded by the coding sequence ATGACTGAAGTACAAAAAGGAACAGTTCGAGTAAAGACCGGCCTTGCAGAAATGCTGAAGGGCGGCGTGATCATGGACGTCGTTACGCCCGAGCAGGCAAAGATCGCCGAGGACGCAGGAGCCGTCGCCGTAATGGCTTTGGAGCGCGTACCGGCAGACATTCGTGCACAGGGCGGCGTTGCCCGTATGTCGGATCCGACCATGATAGCCGCCATCATCGAGGCGGTAACCATTCCGGTCATGGCGAAGTGCCGTATCGGACATTTCGTCGAGGCGCAAATCATTGAGTCTCTCGGCGTTGATTACATCGATGAGTCCGAAGTTTTGACTCCCGCCGATGAAGAGTACCACGTGGATAAATGGAACTTCGACGTGCCGTTCATCTGTGGCTGTCGCAATCTCGGCGAGGCGCTTCGTCGTATCGCGGAGGGTGCGGCCATGGTTCGCACCAAAGGCGAGCCGGGAACAGGTAATGTCGTCGAAGCCGTACGCCACATGCGTACCGTCAACGCGGAAATCGCTCGCATAGCCGGCCTTCGTGAAGAGGAGCTTTTCACGGCTGCCAAAGATTTACAGGCGCCTTATGATCTTGTGAAATGGGTGCACGACAATCGCAAGTTGCCCGTCGTGAACTTCTCCGCCGGCGGTATCGCGACTCCCGCCGACGCCGCATTGATGATGCAGCTCGGTAGCGAAGGAGTATTCGTCGGTTCGGGAATCTTCAAGAGCGGGGATCCGAAAAAACGTGCTCGCGCTATCGTTCAGGCGACGACCCACTATGACAACCCCGATATCCTCGCAGAGGTTTCCAGAGATCTCGGTGAAGCCATGGTCGGCATCAACATTTCAGATATTCCCGCAAACGAGCGTATGAGTGAGCGTGGTTGGTAA
- a CDS encoding DUF3048 domain-containing protein, translating to MHDFFRRRPLIVAGVLALLLLPVLGGCAKKTTTGYPAVSTEPTISKPSAPIVWPYTGLKAPSAQAIKKRPISVKIENSNPARPQKGLNSADIVYETMVEGGITRFNCIFQSKLPKELGPVRSARLSDIWIVPQYGAMFYFSGANSQVAARVKNRGINDMSQSKAPSLYHRISFKSAPHNLYMSTKSAYKLAEAKGFSTTFDKKGLDFGTPSTEATKTATTITIPFSYYAKITWKYDTSTNTYLRFNSGAAHKDGATGEQVNATNVVVLWAKYTTQTKLDHAGSVTYDTALGGSGKAAVFKDGTRTDVTWEADKNTPPHFTDKDGNTVKLNPGKTWFEVPNTGIKINASGK from the coding sequence ATGCATGATTTTTTCAGACGCCGTCCGCTGATTGTCGCAGGCGTGCTCGCATTGTTGTTGTTGCCGGTTCTCGGCGGTTGTGCGAAAAAAACAACGACGGGATATCCTGCTGTTTCCACCGAGCCGACCATCTCAAAACCGTCCGCGCCGATTGTGTGGCCGTATACGGGGCTGAAGGCTCCGAGCGCTCAAGCGATAAAGAAGCGCCCCATCAGCGTGAAAATCGAAAACTCGAATCCCGCACGTCCGCAAAAAGGATTGAACTCGGCCGACATCGTCTATGAAACGATGGTCGAGGGCGGAATAACGCGCTTCAACTGCATATTCCAAAGCAAACTTCCCAAAGAGCTCGGTCCCGTGCGAAGTGCGCGACTTTCCGATATATGGATCGTTCCCCAGTACGGCGCCATGTTTTACTTTTCCGGCGCCAACTCCCAAGTGGCGGCGCGCGTCAAAAACCGTGGAATCAATGACATGTCGCAGTCGAAAGCGCCTTCGTTATACCACCGCATTTCTTTCAAATCCGCACCGCATAACCTTTATATGAGCACGAAGAGCGCCTATAAGCTCGCAGAGGCGAAAGGGTTCTCCACGACTTTTGATAAGAAAGGTCTTGATTTCGGAACTCCGTCGACCGAGGCGACGAAAACGGCCACGACGATTACGATTCCGTTTTCTTACTACGCAAAAATCACTTGGAAGTATGACACCTCCACGAATACGTATCTTCGTTTCAATAGCGGTGCAGCCCACAAGGACGGGGCAACCGGCGAGCAGGTGAATGCGACGAATGTCGTTGTGCTGTGGGCGAAATATACCACTCAAACCAAGCTCGATCATGCGGGGTCGGTGACTTATGACACTGCGTTGGGTGGCTCTGGAAAAGCAGCGGTTTTCAAAGACGGCACGCGCACCGATGTCACGTGGGAGGCGGATAAGAATACACCGCCGCACTTTACCGACAAGGACGGGAATACGGTGAAGCTCAATCCCGGAAAGACGTGGTTCGAGGTTCCCAACACGGGAATAAAAATAAATGCTTCCGGGAAATAA
- a CDS encoding prolipoprotein diacylglyceryl transferase: MHSFLISLQNINPIAFRVGPFGVHWYGLAYAFGFLVAIGLIRIFSKRWKLSLTTDNLLTVMLYAIISVVIGGRLGYCLFYGGGYYFLHPLQVFATWDGGMSFHGGFIGIIIGLYLASRSIRIPFWTLADLASIGAPVGFGLGRIANFINGELWGRVTTSSLGVVFANAGSQPRYPTQLLEAVLEGLVLLLIMIVLASKIPPRVQGELSGYLTLFYGLFRIFIEFWREPDVGIGFVAGNWLTMGMLLSAPMVVVGIALIIKSRKSARPQGEMVR, encoded by the coding sequence GTGCACTCATTTTTAATAAGTCTTCAAAACATAAACCCGATTGCATTTCGTGTCGGTCCGTTCGGTGTTCATTGGTACGGGCTGGCGTATGCTTTCGGGTTTCTTGTCGCAATCGGTTTGATTCGCATATTTTCAAAACGATGGAAGCTTTCCCTCACCACCGATAACCTGTTGACCGTTATGTTGTATGCAATCATCAGCGTGGTTATCGGCGGGCGCCTGGGGTATTGTTTGTTTTACGGGGGCGGGTATTACTTTTTGCATCCGTTACAAGTCTTTGCAACGTGGGACGGCGGTATGTCTTTTCACGGAGGATTCATAGGAATCATCATCGGATTGTATTTGGCTTCGCGAAGTATTAGGATTCCCTTTTGGACGCTTGCCGATTTGGCCTCGATCGGTGCTCCTGTGGGTTTCGGGTTGGGACGAATCGCCAACTTCATCAACGGAGAACTTTGGGGGCGTGTGACCACTTCAAGTCTTGGGGTGGTTTTTGCAAACGCCGGCTCTCAGCCGCGTTATCCGACTCAACTTCTCGAAGCGGTTCTCGAAGGCCTCGTATTGTTGCTTATCATGATTGTTCTCGCATCAAAGATACCTCCGCGGGTTCAAGGGGAGCTTTCCGGTTACCTGACCCTTTTTTACGGTCTCTTCAGAATCTTCATCGAGTTTTGGCGTGAACCCGATGTCGGAATCGGTTTCGTTGCCGGGAATTGGCTGACAATGGGAATGCTTCTCAGTGCACCGATGGTGGTGGTGGGCATTGCGCTCATCATAAAATCACGAAAAAGCGCACGTCCTCAAGGTGAAATGGTCCGATGA
- a CDS encoding LemA family protein, with the protein MNVIYLLVAFVAALIFYSFMLYNKLVRMKNRIDNAWSQVKVQLKRRWDLIPNLVSTVKGYAAHESQTLEAVTAARNAAAGSGASDIAQSAQTENALTASLRQLFAVAESYPDLKANESFLALQKELTDTENKISYARQFYNDSVMTYNTAIQLFPANFLSGPFGFLARGYFEIDKVEEEPVTVEF; encoded by the coding sequence ATGAACGTGATTTATCTGTTGGTGGCATTCGTCGCCGCCCTCATATTTTATTCGTTTATGCTTTATAATAAATTGGTGCGCATGAAGAATCGCATCGATAACGCATGGTCGCAGGTGAAGGTTCAGCTGAAACGTCGTTGGGATCTCATCCCGAACTTGGTCTCGACGGTTAAAGGATATGCGGCGCATGAGTCTCAGACACTCGAAGCAGTGACAGCCGCACGAAATGCCGCCGCCGGTTCCGGTGCGAGCGATATAGCCCAAAGCGCACAGACTGAAAATGCTTTGACGGCATCGCTGCGACAGCTTTTCGCGGTTGCCGAAAGTTATCCCGATCTCAAGGCGAACGAGAGCTTTCTCGCTCTTCAAAAAGAACTCACCGACACTGAAAATAAAATTTCGTATGCGCGCCAGTTCTACAATGATTCGGTCATGACATATAACACGGCCATCCAGCTTTTCCCGGCGAATTTCTTGTCGGGACCGTTCGGATTTCTCGCACGTGGGTATTTTGAGATCGACAAAGTCGAAGAAGAGCCGGTCACAGTCGAGTTTTAG
- a CDS encoding AzlC family ABC transporter permease yields the protein MSTPSYITQEQKSTQRVTGLSRVGDRSDFFRGIKLGLPIFLGYLPVGLAFGILAARQGFSPLEALLCSATALAGAGQFIALATLLAGGNALTTVIAAGIVNSRYVLFAATVSPHLKKVSLKVMTWLGFTLTDESFAINIADLRSDTATQSSMGGVGLIAWIGWVAGTGIGVTCSSWIGDPSRWGIDFAMPAMFAALFVTLAENREHILTGVFSGCIVIALALLNHFGTAIDSNWFIVIAALAGATAAAFIFPHEQATESGEEITVVAHKEPF from the coding sequence ATGAGCACGCCATCATATATAACACAAGAGCAAAAATCAACACAGCGCGTCACGGGCCTTTCAAGGGTCGGTGACCGCAGTGATTTTTTCCGTGGAATCAAACTCGGGCTCCCCATTTTTTTGGGCTATTTACCGGTCGGTTTGGCCTTCGGAATCCTTGCCGCACGGCAGGGCTTCTCTCCTCTGGAAGCGCTCTTATGCTCGGCGACCGCCTTGGCCGGAGCTGGACAATTCATAGCACTCGCGACACTGCTCGCCGGAGGAAATGCCCTCACCACCGTCATCGCGGCCGGCATCGTCAACTCACGCTACGTTTTGTTCGCCGCCACGGTGTCGCCCCATCTGAAAAAAGTCAGTCTCAAAGTCATGACGTGGCTCGGTTTCACGCTCACCGATGAGTCCTTCGCAATCAACATCGCCGATTTGAGGAGCGACACGGCGACCCAATCGTCCATGGGAGGCGTCGGTCTCATCGCTTGGATCGGATGGGTCGCAGGCACCGGAATCGGTGTCACCTGCTCGAGTTGGATCGGCGACCCGAGCAGATGGGGCATCGATTTCGCCATGCCGGCGATGTTCGCCGCACTTTTCGTGACACTCGCCGAGAATCGAGAGCATATCCTGACAGGCGTTTTTTCAGGATGTATCGTGATTGCGCTCGCCTTATTGAATCACTTCGGGACTGCAATCGATTCGAACTGGTTCATCGTGATCGCGGCCCTGGCGGGCGCGACTGCAGCCGCGTTCATCTTCCCCCACGAGCAGGCGACTGAATCCGGCGAAGAAATCACCGTCGTCGCACACAAGGAACCCTTCTGA
- a CDS encoding AzlD domain-containing protein: MINTVPQHTIIAVIIGMGLVNFGLRFIPMAALSRVALPKPIMRWLSFVPISVMGALFAKEVLLPSANYSPMAANPGIYGALASMLVFKLSKSFIGSTLAGVGFYLILRWVFTLMGFGV; the protein is encoded by the coding sequence ATGATTAATACCGTACCCCAACATACGATAATCGCGGTGATCATCGGCATGGGACTCGTCAACTTCGGTCTACGCTTCATCCCCATGGCCGCGCTTTCGCGCGTTGCGTTGCCGAAGCCTATCATGCGGTGGCTTTCGTTCGTTCCCATTTCTGTGATGGGTGCGCTTTTTGCAAAAGAAGTGCTCCTGCCGAGCGCGAACTATTCCCCCATGGCGGCAAACCCCGGCATTTACGGAGCTCTGGCTTCCATGCTCGTGTTCAAGTTGAGCAAAAGCTTCATCGGCTCCACGTTGGCGGGAGTCGGTTTTTATCTCATATTACGATGGGTTTTCACCTTGATGGGGTTCGGTGTCTAG